The Gossypium arboreum isolate Shixiya-1 chromosome 6, ASM2569848v2, whole genome shotgun sequence DNA window GCTCAGAAGCCTTCTTCCGAAGCCGTCTTCACATCAGAAGGCCGCGATCTCCTGCTTCTCGATCAGAGTATTTACAACCATGAACAACAGCCCGTAGAAACCGAAGATGCTGCTGATGGTACGCCTAAGCAACTTTGTGATTTTCGATAATCAATACGACCCgggtttttctttttgtttgtttgtttttgttATTCAAGTATTGCTTTGGATTTTGCACAGAATCTGATCGCTGCCCTTCTCCTTGTAACGAGAATGAACAAGAGTAAGTTTCTTTTTTACTACTTCTGTTTCGATTTGCTATGTTTTGttcgttattattttattttaaactgTTTTTAAACCTTAATGCATTCAATGGCGGGGGGCtttgttctgtttttggcgatctGCTGCATGGTTTCATTGTTGCACTTTAAAACGAAAGTTAGTGCTTCTGGGTTTACTTGCTCCTGACATGCAAACCTCCTCCACATGTATATTCATGAGTCTTCCAACTTCCTTTATATTTCCCGTTTGATTGCACTTTCCTTGCTTTATTTTTGGATGGGTACCCTTGTTTTTCAGTAAAACTGCTTAGAGTTTTGACTTGAGGTCTTCCCGAGTTAATCCTACCCTGGTTTGCACGAGAGTATTTTCATGGTTGTTTAAATACTTCTAGCTTTGTGTCACTGGGATTTGGTTTCTCCATGTAATTTTTAGGCATTTTCAGGGTTGTAACATCAGGTGAAGGTTGTTGACCAACTTTAGGACTTACGAGGCTTTCATTTAGTTGGGAAAAGGGAGGCTTTACCGCTTGGGTCAAGCTGTCTCTGCTTGATTCTTGGATCGATCTTTCTCATGCTCTCTATATAACCATTGTACGATACTACTATACTGTTGGAGTACTTTGGCTGCACCAACACTTACGGTTGCAAATATTTTATGACGATGGTGTCACTATTGATCATCTTGTCAAAATGTTGGCATTGTCAAATGTACTGAATACTTTTGCTAACTGCTAACCACTTCCTGAGTTGCTAATGTTGGGATCCCTTTTTTTCTCTTTAAATATTCAGAAGTTCTCATCTATAAGTCAGTTTGAGTGAAGTTTCACAGATGTACCATAGGATATCCAATTGTCCATGTCACCCCATTGATAGACTTTTCTTATTTGCCTGCTTTCTGAATGACAGTGGTAAATTAACCTTCCAGATAATGCCTTTCTTTGAATTTTGATTGTCGAggaatttaatgtaatttattgTGCTTGTCGGAAGCTCCAAAGTTTGGAATACCTTGATTGGTTAGATTGAATGTAAGAAATTTATCCTTAGATGATTTACACAACTCACTCTTACTTTTGTAGTAAGCAGCATTTCAAGAGTAATAATTCATCCATCGTATGAGATGCTTCTGTCACATGACATAAAATGATGTCCTTGGATGATTTGTGTTCTTTCGTTGTAGAAGATTCACTTGAGAAATATTTGTCTATAAATGctacttttctctttttcttcccCATATTTTTCCTCTTTTCTGCAGTGAACATAATGCTTGAAGTTTTGATAAGAGCACTGTGTGAAATTGCCAAGTAATAGTGGAGTAACTTGTAGTTTATGTCTTTAAATTTATGCATGAATACATAGTCCTGTGAAATAGAATTCTGGTTAAACAGGTAATAGTGCAGTAACGTGTAGTGTATGTCTTTATGACATGTTTAATTTATGCATGAATACATAATCCTGTGAAATAGAAATAACAGGTTTAAGAATGAAACCTAATTACTTTAAAGGATGTATActgatttaatttttattgtttaaatcTGAAAAGGCACGTTGTACAATTAGTCCAGTGTATTTAAAGGTCCCATATCTGGCAAAATGTTTTTACAGTTATTCTGAATATAAAAAGAGAAATAGTGTGGTGGCCTATATGTTGCTTGTTAACTGCATAATATGCTAACTGTTTTTCCCTTGTGTTTCATTGCAGTCAtgttatagtaaaattatctgaCGTACGTAAGGAAGTGCAGTGCCCAATCTGCCTGGGTATTTTCTTTACTGATTTTTTGtttaatatgttaattttattttgCTGGCTACATTCTTCGTGGTAATTGACTTATTAGCATTTCTTTTTTGAACTCTTACAGTTCATCTTACAATATAGCTATCTCATGGTTGTACTTTTTTCCAAACTCCATGCATGTATATTGACGAAAATTATGTCAATATACTTACCTTAAAATGCATTTAAATTTCCGATACTAGCTTTAGCTCTCAGTCTATGAAGAAAGATAAGTATTCTTCAGTACTGGTGCATGTTCTTTTTGGCATATCTGATGTGTAAATATCAAGTCATGAAATGGCTACAATTCCTGAATTTTCATGTGTTTTGGATTCAATTTTTGGCAGTCAGTGAATCAAGTCCTAATGGTTAGGCGCTTGAGTCTTTTGTTATTCTTTTGCTACATttgattttgttaaaattttttgtaTGGCTTTCCCATTATCTACAATATCATGAGGTGTCGATGTTATTAGATTGCTCAACATATCTGAAAAATGGAATCAATTCTCACGCAGGACATCACTTAGAACAAGGACTATGCTTCGTCTTTTGCATTTTTACTTGTTTAAATAACATTAGTGTATAGCACATAAGCATCAACTTATGCTGACAAAAATTTCATTAACCTTTTTCTTTTGTCCAATTAAGGGATCATTCGCAAAACTAGAACTGTAATGGAATGCTTACATCGCTTCTGTAGAGAATGCATTGACAAATCTATGCGCATGGGGTATGTTCAAACTATTCCATTATTCTCACTAGTTCACTGAAACATGGATTGGATATCCTGGCCTGGTTGTAACAGTTTCTTCTGAGCTCAAAAGCTATTTATTCTTGATAATGTTTCTTGAATCTAATGGCAGGAACAATGAATGCCCTGCTTGCCGCACACATTGTGCTAGTCGCCGGTCTTTGAGAGATGATCCTAACTATGATTCCCTAATCGCAGCCTTATATCCAGATATCGACAAACATGAGGAAGAGGTATAATAATTAGGTTGATCTCTGAGTGCACTTTGGAATCTGATTTTCTATGCTAttatgaaatctcaaacaattCAACACTATGTGGCTTAGGAATTGACTTTGCATGAGGAGGAGAAAGCTCGGAATAAACAGGTGGATTTCTAGTTTACTCTGGTCTATTTACCTGTATGCTAATTCAAACTATCATTTGAGTCAAAATGCATTCACGTGTCTAGTACTCCCtttcttaaaaataattaaagacaGTAAATTATAATCTGAGATAATTTGCATCAGATCCAAGCTTCAATCGCCCAGACCTTGCATCGGCAATTAGAAGTTCTGGGTAGGAAGCGAACAGTTAAAGCCAATGCGTCTGCAACTATGAGGAGATCAAACTGCCGCTATCAAAGGAGGAGAAAATATCGAACTTCTGAACCTCAAGAGTCTGATAATAACGAGGATACCAATGAAAATGGAAGCACGGGTTCATCTTTGGCTGATGAGGATCTTACTGAGGTCAAACCAAAGAGATTGAAGAGATGGGAGGGTCGGTGTTCTCAGCCTTCATCAGCTGCTAGTGCAGACGGGGTTGGTGATGAAAATGATTCTGAAGTGAATAGAGAATCCTTGGGTGTATCTGCTGCACTTAGTCCCTCAGAAAGGCTTCACTTGGGAGCAAGTGGTATTCGCAGTCACACAGCATATGGCAGTTTGAGTGGTGACGAAAATGATTCTGAAGTTAATAGAGAATCTTTGGGCTTGTTTGCAGCTCTTAATGGCCTCTCTGAAAGGCTTCATTGGGGAGCAGGCGGCATGCGCAGTAACACAAGACATGGCAGTTTGAGTGGTGGAAATGGAAAGAAAGCCCGAAACAGCCGCCTCCCAAAGTTGGTGGATTGTCTCCAGAACCTAGAGGAGAAGGATGATGAGGTAAAGTTTAATTTTTGGTTGTGATCTTTATGTAGTCTGCCCTGGTAAAGAGTCAGCAATCTCATTTATGGCTTCAGTTACGCCAAATTATGCACCTTACTGAGAccaaaatattattttcattgcTTACCAAGTTCATGAGATGATCATTAATGTTATTCCAGATTATTATCTAGTATTGAGTTGTCACTTGCTGCAATGTTTGGATTACtgattttcttattttctttcagCTGGATATCCACCTGATGCTTGTTTCAATTGATGAACAAAGAATACCCTGTTTACAGCGGCCTTACCTTTGCTGCAGGCCTACGTTGTTGGTTAGACACCTGTGCAAGGTAGTTATTCTTCGATCAGAAACCTCTTTGCTAATTTAAAACCAGTCCATTCAGACAAGCGGAAAACTAATTCTTAATTTACATCTTACCTAGTATGTAGCTCTTCAAACTGCTTTACAAGCCAGTGAAATCGAAATATACTTGGTAAAAGAGTTATATTCTACGGTCAACATGTCAACCTCTAAGATTACCAAGCCCGGTTTAGTTGAATCAGTCAGAGATAAGTTGCAAGTATTAAAAGAGGAAGAAACTTTGGGTGGACTTGGACGTCAAACTTCCAGTCATAGCCATTTGGTAAGCTCCTCTTAGAATAAATGTTCATACTTTCACAATTATTGTATCCGAAAGTATGCTAATACATGCACATAGATATGGCATgcacattttacaaaattttatacAGTTGGTTTGTGTTATTTTTCAGATTCTTGCATATCAGAAAAAGGAGAATAGAAATGGACAATGTCAAGTTTAGTGCGAGCCTTGTCAGACAAGAGCAAGATGTTTCCCGTTGCTGTTACAacatatttgtgtatgaatatacatATACGTATATACATAGAGAGAGAGAGGGTGTTAATATAAGGAATCTGAATAGATTTTGCTTTTGATTGTTGCCATGGTTGAACTTGAGTAGTTTATCACATGCAAGCCGGGGGCAGGGGGTAGTTTAGGAGTAGTAAACCAAGTATCAGTCGCATTTGGAAGCAGATATGCATAAAAGGATTGCaatcattaaatttatttattaaccaTTGTCATTTTTAATAACCAACACAAGCTGCTATTATTACCTTGATTCTCCTTACAGTGTACTGTTTTAGAATTTATTAgagattgaatttttatttttaaaaataaatcagtgTAATAATATTGATGGTAAATGGAAATTGCCAAAGCCTTATCTTGCCTTGCTTTTGCAAAGAGCCAAAGACCGGGAGATATTAACTTATTCAAGGGGGATCCTTGAATGACTAGTAAGACCTAGAATAATGacatctatcattattttgtgTCCCAAAAGTCACCTTCATTTctctttcaatttaattttatattgtgTTTGTCACatccctttatttatttattagtatGCTTTTTTACATCATGTTTGTTTAAGATATCCAATCAagatattgaaaaaaaaaatatctaATCTAGATTTTTATCCACACATGATTGAATTttcaattaataattcaattttcttGATTCATGTTCTTTTATTAAGTTAAACAATAATAGCTTACTTAAACTCATTTATAATATAACTTTTTACTATTtatattcttttttctttttattaaagaAAATTAGATGATGGCACCATCATTATTATACATCCTCCCAGACTGCCAAAGTCTCAGACTTAATACCGATGTACGATGAAGTCTCCCTACCAAAATAGTGAACCCAAAACAAATATATTCatgtatgaaattaaaaaaaaaatatatatatatatatatatatatatatatataatatataactaTCAATTTAAGAAGAAGTGCCAAATTCAGGCCCAATTGAGTATTTAAGTCTGTTTACAATAATATTTGTGTTAtttattcataataaaattagAAATAATATTTGGTATGTTGTTAGTAAGGGTGAGTGAAACTCAATTTGattcaaaaaattcaaatttcaagttaatcgagttgagtttttaaagttcaaatcaaattgaattttacaatttgaataacAGATTTGTGTAAATACTCTTTTGGTCCTTCTCAtttgaaaatgaacaaattaatctttctcaacaaaaatttcaaaaaattcaaaataattttcaaagttataaaataattttaaaattcaaaatatttacaaaaattccaaaattgatatatttttaaaattataataatttaaaaaaattaaagaatatataaagttagaattttaaaaatttctaaaatagtaattttggggaattaaataaattaattaataattcaagtTTATATATTAAAGcatcttatttttttattatatttctttgaaaaaaatttcaaatatatatggtttcaaaattatgtgctctaacatgaaattagttatagttatattgtaacaagattttaatttgacattttaatt harbors:
- the LOC108484273 gene encoding putative E3 ubiquitin-protein ligase RING1a, whose translation is MPAQKPSSEAVFTSEGRDLLLLDQSIYNHEQQPVETEDAADESDRCPSPCNENEQDHVIVKLSDVRKEVQCPICLGIIRKTRTVMECLHRFCRECIDKSMRMGNNECPACRTHCASRRSLRDDPNYDSLIAALYPDIDKHEEEELTLHEEEKARNKQIQASIAQTLHRQLEVLGRKRTVKANASATMRRSNCRYQRRRKYRTSEPQESDNNEDTNENGSTGSSLADEDLTEVKPKRLKRWEGRCSQPSSAASADGVGDENDSEVNRESLGVSAALSPSERLHLGASGIRSHTAYGSLSGDENDSEVNRESLGLFAALNGLSERLHWGAGGMRSNTRHGSLSGGNGKKARNSRLPKLVDCLQNLEEKDDELDIHLMLVSIDEQRIPCLQRPYLCCRPTLLVRHLCKYVALQTALQASEIEIYLVKELYSTVNMSTSKITKPGLVESVRDKLQVLKEEETLGGLGRQTSSHSHLILAYQKKENRNGQCQV